In the genome of Cupriavidus malaysiensis, one region contains:
- a CDS encoding ATP-dependent helicase yields the protein MNRNTYTTAQLAAIDHLAGNLQLIACAGSGKTEVVAQRVVSLLRPAAEGGGGCRPENIIAFTFTDKAAAELKERIHQRCAEAFDSLTGLADMYVGTIHGFCLELLKSEVPEYMKYEVLNEVQQTLFVDRHSRASGLTQSSTLTGIALKRYTDTRHYVSSLSILREDKAVDPTKLQGNTVVKGLGTYEQLLHNKGYFDYSSILREAVNELGSNGGLRQRLADRVQHVIVDEYQDVNPIQEAVVSTLHTLGADVCVVGDDDQTIYQWRGSDVRNILGFENRYKDVTQVKLEKNFRSSEGVVAVARDFIRQLLRRLPKEMKPTAAQDYEAGDIVALGFDSPEDEARYIAETCKTLHGLAIREGDETRGISWSDMAILLRSVRRDGGALMAALDAAGVPYVITGMDNLFAKPEAEAARQLFYFLAGEIDDKALRTSWQAADLGIAKKALDQAVQAAAQARKDMQDAQIGQFKVYNLQRQYMAFLESAGIREERVPNGRGEVVFYNLGKFSQVISDFESIHFHSNPVEKYQSFAGFLRHHAENAYPEGWQDNAFVSPDAVRIMTVHQAKGLQWPVVFIPQLVRNRFPAKGGGGRTAWHLLPDAAFDNAVRYKGGVEDERRLFYVALTRAQKFLHLSWAPHDGNKLAQQPSDFFNEVLASKFVKRRAQDYAGRRRLAARPKASVANVTLSFSDLKYFFACPYQFKLRILYGFNAPLDEALGFGKSLHDALAEVHARALQGEQIKPEEAEVLVARHLRAPYAYPALREKLEGAAKRIVEGYIKRNAAEFKNLEFSEKAIEIALGDGVSVAGRIDLVRRIDNGEVTIVDLKSNDRAQAEAVTETQLHIYSLGYQELTGRPADYVEIYELDEQKRKRRSVDDEFIAVVKRDVRTAATALRSNALPPKAHKKTCGQCDYCNLCSAAIVK from the coding sequence ATGAATCGGAACACCTACACAACCGCACAGCTAGCTGCAATTGATCACCTGGCGGGCAATCTCCAGCTGATTGCCTGCGCCGGATCCGGCAAAACCGAGGTGGTGGCACAGCGCGTGGTGAGTCTTCTCCGACCGGCGGCAGAAGGCGGTGGCGGCTGCAGGCCTGAAAACATTATCGCCTTCACCTTCACCGACAAGGCGGCCGCCGAGCTCAAGGAACGTATCCACCAGCGCTGTGCCGAGGCGTTTGATAGCCTTACTGGGCTGGCCGACATGTACGTGGGAACGATTCATGGCTTCTGCCTTGAGCTGCTGAAGTCCGAAGTGCCCGAGTACATGAAGTACGAGGTGCTCAACGAAGTGCAACAGACACTGTTTGTCGATCGCCATTCCCGGGCCTCGGGGCTGACGCAAAGCTCTACCCTTACGGGCATCGCACTCAAGCGCTATACCGACACCCGGCACTACGTGTCCTCCCTTTCCATCCTGCGCGAGGACAAGGCGGTCGATCCGACCAAGCTTCAGGGGAACACGGTGGTGAAGGGGCTCGGGACCTACGAGCAACTGCTGCACAACAAGGGTTACTTCGACTACTCGAGCATCCTCAGGGAGGCGGTCAATGAGTTGGGTAGCAATGGCGGGTTGCGTCAGCGCCTCGCGGATCGCGTCCAGCATGTAATCGTGGACGAATATCAGGACGTCAATCCGATCCAGGAGGCCGTGGTGAGCACGCTGCACACGCTTGGTGCCGATGTCTGTGTGGTGGGGGATGACGACCAGACGATCTACCAGTGGCGCGGCAGCGACGTACGCAACATCCTCGGTTTTGAGAATCGCTATAAGGACGTGACGCAGGTCAAGCTGGAAAAGAACTTCCGTTCAAGTGAAGGCGTTGTGGCAGTTGCACGCGATTTCATTCGGCAATTATTGCGACGTCTGCCGAAGGAGATGAAGCCGACAGCGGCGCAAGACTATGAAGCGGGGGATATTGTTGCGCTCGGCTTCGACTCGCCGGAGGACGAGGCCCGCTACATCGCCGAAACCTGCAAGACGCTGCATGGCTTGGCAATTCGCGAGGGCGATGAGACGCGCGGCATTTCCTGGTCGGACATGGCGATCCTGCTGCGATCGGTGCGACGTGACGGCGGCGCCCTTATGGCGGCGCTGGATGCGGCGGGCGTGCCCTACGTAATCACCGGCATGGACAACCTCTTCGCCAAGCCGGAGGCGGAGGCGGCGCGGCAGTTGTTCTATTTCCTCGCCGGGGAGATCGACGACAAAGCCCTGCGAACCAGCTGGCAGGCGGCCGATCTCGGGATTGCGAAGAAAGCCCTCGATCAGGCGGTCCAGGCCGCCGCGCAGGCCAGGAAGGACATGCAGGACGCCCAAATCGGACAGTTCAAGGTCTACAACCTACAGCGCCAGTACATGGCTTTTCTCGAGAGTGCCGGCATCAGAGAGGAGAGGGTGCCCAACGGTCGGGGCGAGGTGGTGTTCTACAACCTTGGCAAGTTCAGCCAAGTGATCTCGGATTTCGAAAGTATCCATTTCCACTCGAACCCGGTCGAGAAGTATCAGAGCTTTGCCGGCTTCCTGCGCCACCATGCCGAGAATGCCTACCCTGAGGGCTGGCAAGACAACGCCTTCGTCAGTCCCGACGCAGTCCGCATCATGACCGTGCACCAGGCCAAGGGGCTGCAATGGCCAGTGGTATTCATCCCGCAACTGGTGAGGAACCGATTCCCGGCCAAGGGCGGCGGCGGACGGACTGCCTGGCACCTGCTGCCAGACGCCGCCTTCGACAATGCAGTGCGCTACAAGGGAGGCGTCGAGGACGAGCGGCGCCTGTTCTACGTGGCACTGACGCGGGCGCAGAAGTTCCTGCACCTGAGCTGGGCGCCGCATGACGGCAACAAACTCGCGCAGCAACCGTCTGATTTCTTCAACGAAGTGCTGGCCTCGAAATTCGTCAAGCGCCGTGCTCAGGATTACGCCGGCCGCAGGCGACTCGCCGCCCGGCCGAAAGCCTCAGTCGCCAACGTCACGTTATCGTTCTCGGACCTCAAGTATTTCTTCGCTTGTCCCTATCAATTCAAGCTGCGCATTCTCTACGGCTTCAACGCGCCGCTGGATGAGGCGCTGGGTTTCGGCAAGTCGTTGCACGATGCGCTGGCGGAAGTTCATGCCCGAGCACTGCAGGGCGAGCAGATCAAACCCGAGGAAGCTGAAGTCCTCGTCGCGCGGCACCTGCGGGCGCCCTATGCCTACCCGGCCCTACGCGAGAAGCTCGAGGGGGCGGCCAAGCGGATCGTCGAGGGTTACATCAAGAGGAACGCGGCCGAGTTCAAGAACCTAGAGTTCTCCGAGAAAGCGATCGAGATCGCGCTCGGTGATGGCGTATCAGTGGCCGGCCGGATCGACCTCGTGCGCCGGATCGACAACGGCGAGGTGACGATTGTCGATTTGAAATCGAACGACCGCGCCCAGGCCGAGGCGGTCACCGAGACCCAGCTCCATATCTACTCGCTCGGCTACCAGGAGCTCACCGGCCGGCCGGCGGATTACGTCGAGATCTACGAACTCGATGAACAAAAACGGAAGCGTCGCTCGGTGGATGATGAATTCATCGCCGTCGTGAAGCGCGACGTGCGGACGGCAGCAACGGCGCTGCGAAGCAATGCGCTGCCGCCCAAAGCTCACAAGAAGACCTGCGGTCAGTGCGATTATTGCAACCTGTGCTCGGCCGCCATCGTGAAGTGA
- a CDS encoding SIR2 family protein, which yields MIFNNDLLRDLAEQRVVLFLGAGVSASSAIDGSPAFKGWPEFLKDAAKSRQEHLRDQVIDLVKSKDYLLACQLLQDDYEDEWQELITEEYGKAAEPSRLHKSLISLKQRLLITTNFDKLLETAWAQCVPTGNRSFKVISQIEESVFRCLKDHDTPYLIKLHGSVDNTSSLIFSRSEYIRLAFGNNRYATFLDAILLNYTILFVGFSMDDPAISSLMEMYALNYPGARPHYIFAPEGGRENIAEINKKLRKLSMIKYDASENHTKLPVLIDQLARSANEKRREIIAANVAALDY from the coding sequence GTGATATTCAACAATGACCTTCTACGCGATCTGGCCGAGCAAAGAGTTGTGTTGTTCTTGGGAGCTGGGGTTTCCGCAAGTTCGGCAATCGACGGCAGCCCAGCTTTTAAGGGGTGGCCCGAGTTTCTAAAGGATGCAGCAAAATCTAGGCAGGAACATCTGCGAGACCAGGTTATCGATTTAGTTAAATCAAAAGACTACTTGCTAGCTTGTCAGTTGCTGCAAGACGATTACGAAGACGAATGGCAAGAACTGATAACCGAAGAATATGGCAAAGCCGCCGAACCATCTCGCCTCCACAAGTCACTTATATCGCTCAAGCAGCGACTCCTCATTACCACAAATTTCGATAAGTTACTGGAGACTGCCTGGGCACAATGCGTCCCCACAGGAAATAGAAGCTTTAAGGTCATCTCGCAGATCGAAGAAAGTGTATTTAGATGCCTAAAAGATCACGATACACCCTACTTAATTAAGTTACACGGGTCCGTTGACAATACATCGAGCCTAATCTTCTCGCGCTCCGAGTATATTCGACTTGCATTCGGAAACAATAGATACGCAACATTCTTGGATGCAATTCTTCTCAACTACACGATCTTGTTTGTTGGCTTTTCCATGGATGACCCCGCGATATCATCATTAATGGAAATGTATGCACTCAACTATCCAGGGGCAAGGCCACACTATATATTTGCACCGGAAGGTGGTCGAGAGAATATTGCTGAAATCAATAAAAAACTGCGAAAACTCTCAATGATAAAGTATGATGCCTCAGAAAACCACACAAAACTTCCTGTACTGATCGACCAACTCGCGCGCTCAGCAAATGAGAAGAGGCGCGAAATCATTGCAGCAAACGTCGCCGCGCTAGATTATTGA
- a CDS encoding ParA family protein, whose translation MRKRSVSPNPKPSKEQLTLFANVKKVGTKTTCFFNNKGGVGKTTLVANLAAELALSFQAKVLVVDADPQCNLTQYVLPEDLTNEIYSSDNPDSIYSVIRPLSLGKGYESDLPIRKSQDFGFDIIIGDPRLALQEDLLAGDWRDAKGGGMRGIRTTFVFAELVRRAKELKYDFVFFDMGPSLGAINRAVLLAMDFFVVPMSIDVFSLWAIRNIGTTVTIWQKELETGCSLAEDPGEISELSPKGKLAFLGYVTQQHKERAGYDEEISEDTGEQVKIRRRVQAYESIGATFPEKVSNSLGSMFVNNDMNAHLGDIRHLGSLAPMSQTQHVPMISVRGTGSYTRLRKQARELYRGIALRYLENLGD comes from the coding sequence ATGCGGAAAAGATCTGTAAGTCCCAATCCAAAGCCATCAAAAGAGCAGCTCACGCTGTTCGCCAACGTAAAGAAGGTCGGCACAAAGACCACATGTTTTTTTAATAATAAAGGGGGAGTAGGAAAGACGACGCTTGTTGCAAATCTTGCAGCAGAACTCGCATTAAGTTTTCAGGCAAAAGTGTTGGTAGTGGATGCCGACCCCCAATGCAACCTGACCCAATATGTCCTTCCAGAGGATCTTACCAACGAAATATATTCATCCGACAATCCGGATTCTATATATAGCGTTATTCGACCGCTCTCTCTTGGAAAAGGCTACGAGAGCGATCTTCCGATCCGTAAATCCCAGGACTTTGGCTTTGACATCATTATCGGTGACCCCCGCCTAGCGTTACAAGAGGATTTACTAGCAGGCGATTGGCGAGATGCAAAAGGAGGGGGGATGCGCGGAATTCGCACCACATTCGTTTTTGCAGAACTAGTAAGACGCGCAAAAGAGCTAAAATACGATTTCGTATTTTTCGATATGGGGCCATCCCTAGGTGCTATCAACCGTGCCGTATTGCTCGCAATGGATTTCTTTGTTGTCCCGATGTCCATCGACGTGTTTTCACTTTGGGCGATTCGAAATATTGGAACAACTGTCACAATATGGCAAAAGGAACTTGAAACTGGCTGCTCTTTGGCAGAAGACCCCGGAGAGATATCCGAACTGTCACCTAAGGGAAAGCTAGCCTTTCTTGGCTACGTCACGCAACAGCATAAAGAAAGGGCGGGATATGACGAGGAAATATCGGAAGATACAGGCGAGCAAGTAAAAATTAGGCGCCGTGTACAGGCATATGAAAGTATCGGCGCAACCTTCCCAGAGAAGGTCTCTAATAGTTTGGGAAGCATGTTCGTCAACAATGACATGAACGCGCACCTCGGGGATATTCGGCATCTTGGAAGTTTGGCCCCGATGTCACAAACTCAGCACGTCCCCATGATTTCCGTTAGGGGCACCGGTAGTTACACGAGATTGAGAAAGCAGGCTCGTGAGCTCTATCGAGGTATTGCTTTACGCTATCTGGAAAATCTTGGCGACTAA